The Rhizobium rhododendri nucleotide sequence GAGACGGCTATACGGTGTTCTCGACCAAGGGCCAGAATGCCTACGACTTCGGTCCCGATCTCGAGCAGGTCGTTGCCGACTACCTGGCTGCCCACAATCCGTACAAGCCCTACCTCGACGGCCGCGTGACGCAGGTGGCCGCCGCCTCGCCCAGCGCCCAGCCGGACGTGGTCAAGCCGACAGACACTCAGATCGCTCCCTCTGGCGAGAAGCCGGCTGAAAAGCCGACGGTAGCAACCACGCCGACACCCGCGCCGATCACTCCGCCGCCTGCAGCGTCGACCACCACAGCGGCTTCACCGACACCGCCAGCTCCGGCACCGGCACCGCCGCCCGCCGCGAACCCGCCGGTTGCTGCAGAGCCAAGCGCCAAACCGAAGCTTCCGACGACCCACGTGATTGCCGCCGGCGATACGCTCTGGGATCTGGCCCAGACGTTTTACGGCGATGGCGCCGACTGGAAAAAGCTCGCCGCCGCAAACCGCCATGCGAGCCCGCGTCGCCTCTTGGTCGGCCGCGAACTGCAGGTTCCGGCCAAATAACGCATCAGGCCATCGCCAACTACCGGTCCGGACTTTCCGGACCGGTTTGTTTCTACGACGTTTGAACCGATCCGCCGGCACTGCGTAGAACGGGTAACAATTTTTGAAATGAACGGACATTTGCCATGACGATAGACGTTTCCGCCCTCCCGCCAGGCCACCCGCCAGTATCGATCGGCAAAGTCGGCGTCCTGATTGTCAACCTCGGCACACCCGATGGCACCGATTACAAATCGATGCGCCGTTATCTGCGCGAGTTCCTGAGCGACAAGCGCGTCATCGAATGGTCGCGCTTCCTCTGGTATCCGATCCTCTACGGCATCGTTCTCAACACCCGCCCCGGCAAGGTCGGCAAGGCCTACGAGCAGATCTGGAACAAGGATCTGAACGAAAGTTACCTGCGCACATACACGCGCAACCAGGCAACTCGCCTCAGCGAAGCGCTGAAGGACCTGCCCAACGTCACCGTCGACTGGGGAATGCGCTACGGCCAGCCATCGATCGCATCCCGCATCGACGCGCTGAAAGCTGCCGGCTGCGACCGCATCCTGCTTTTCCCGCTCTATCCTCAATATGCCGCCGCAACGACGGCGACCGTCAACGACAAGGCTTTCGAGACGCTGCTGAAGATGCGCTGGCAGCCGGCACTTCGCACCGTGCCGCCCTACCACGACGACCCGGCCTACATCGAGGCGCTGGCGAACTCGGTGACCAACCATCTGGCAACGCTCGACTGGGAGCCGGAGATTATCATCACGTCGTTCCACGGCATCCCGATGTCCTACTTCAAGAAGGGCGATCCCTACCACTGCGCCTGCATGAAGACCGCCCGGTTGCTGCGCGAACGGCTCGGTTTCTCCAAGGAAAAGCTGATGATCACCTTCCAGTCGCGCTTCGGTCCGGAGGAATGGCTGCAGCCCTATACCGACAAGACTGTCGAGCGGCTGGCCAAGGAGGGCGTCAAGCGCATTGCCGTCATGAACCCGGGCTTCGTCTCGGATTGTCTGGAGACACTGGAAGAAATTGCCGGAGAGGCAATGGAGATCTTCCATCACGCCGGCGGCGAAAAATTCTCCCACATTCCATGCCTGAACGACAGCCCAGGCGGCGTCGCCGTGCTGGAAAAGGTCATCCGTCGTGAACTGCAGGGCTGGGCCTGAGGCTTGCAAGAGGCCGAGTCCATGCTCAGGAGACGCCCTGTCGGTCGATCTTATTCCCGTGGATCGACAGGCGTCGGCTTGATGACTAGCTGCACCGCCTGAAATCTTCGACCAACTCGTTGAGCAACCATTTCGCCGCATTGCCGAGCGGTCGGTTTCGATTGCGGACAGCATAGATCGGGATTGAAACGGGAAGAACGCTGGAATCCTTGACATCGAGCCGGACGAGAGAGCCGTCCTGCAAATGATGTTCGACCAGATGCAGCGGCATCGAGCACCAGCCAAAGCCTGCCAAAAGAAACTCCAGTCGGCGAAGCATGTCCACGAACCGCCAGAAACGGGCGCTGACGACGCCATGGCTCGGCCCATCCGGCGCGTGCGGATCGGTCAGGATGAGTTGTACGTAGTCGGCCAGGGTCTCACGCGTGATCTCCCTGCTTTCCGTTGCAAGCGGGTGCGATGGAGCGACGACGGGAACGAGGGTGATCTTCGTCAGGACGTGCGCTTCGAGATCCTGTCCGGCGGTCGGAAAAAGCCCACACAGCGAAATCATCGCCGACCCGTCCCGCACGCGCCGTTCTGCCGCCCAGATACTTTCGGTGAAGAGCGTCACGGGAAGATCGGGAAATGTCGACTGCAGCTTCGACAGGGTCCGCAGCACAGGGCCGGTAGGCGTCATGCTGTCGAGGGCGATCGTCAGTTCCGGCTCGAGCCCCCCGGCGATGGCGCCTGCCGTTCTTTCGAACAGCTCCGCCTGTCGCAGAACCTGCCGCGCCTGTGCAACCAACACACGCCCCGCTTCCGTCAACCGGGGCGAACGGCCGGATCGGTCGAACAGGAGCACCTGCTGCGTGGTTTCCAGCGTCCGGACCGTATTGCTGATCGCAGACTGGACACGTCGCAGCTTCCTTCCAGCCGAGGAAAAGCTCCCCGTATCCGCGATCGTCACAAGCACAGTCAACTGGTCGAGCGTCAGGGACCCAATCATCATCTATCTCCATTAGAGATAGTTCGTATCATCAATCCATCGCTTCTCATACAGTCAGAAGCGTTTACGGTGGGCGCCAATCTCATCTGGAGCAGATAATATGAGCACCACCACTCTAAACTCACCTCGAATCCTGACGATCTCAATCTGGGTCTTGCGCGTCCTCGTCGCGTTGATGTTCCTCGCAGCAGCAACGATGAAGCTGACATCGCAGCCGATGATGGTTGCGGAATTCGAACAGGTCGGCCTCGGCCAGTGGTTTCGCTTCCTGACAGGCGGCCTCGAACTGATCGGCGCCATCGCCGTGCTCGTTCCCCGCACATCCATCCTGGGCGCCCTGCTGCTGCTGCTCGTCGATGCCGGCGCTTTCGTCGCGCAGATTGCGGTCCTGCACATGGACTGGGTCCACACGATCGTCATCGGCGCAGTCATCGCCCTGCTGATCTACCTGCAGCGCCGGGCCGCCGCCTGAGCGTTTCCCGCGCGGCGCTAGACGCCGCGCCGGTTTCCCCAGAGGATGACGTGCAGCTGCGGCAAGACGCGGGCGGCA carries:
- the hemH gene encoding ferrochelatase produces the protein MTIDVSALPPGHPPVSIGKVGVLIVNLGTPDGTDYKSMRRYLREFLSDKRVIEWSRFLWYPILYGIVLNTRPGKVGKAYEQIWNKDLNESYLRTYTRNQATRLSEALKDLPNVTVDWGMRYGQPSIASRIDALKAAGCDRILLFPLYPQYAAATTATVNDKAFETLLKMRWQPALRTVPPYHDDPAYIEALANSVTNHLATLDWEPEIIITSFHGIPMSYFKKGDPYHCACMKTARLLRERLGFSKEKLMITFQSRFGPEEWLQPYTDKTVERLAKEGVKRIAVMNPGFVSDCLETLEEIAGEAMEIFHHAGGEKFSHIPCLNDSPGGVAVLEKVIRRELQGWA
- a CDS encoding LysR family transcriptional regulator; translation: MMIGSLTLDQLTVLVTIADTGSFSSAGRKLRRVQSAISNTVRTLETTQQVLLFDRSGRSPRLTEAGRVLVAQARQVLRQAELFERTAGAIAGGLEPELTIALDSMTPTGPVLRTLSKLQSTFPDLPVTLFTESIWAAERRVRDGSAMISLCGLFPTAGQDLEAHVLTKITLVPVVAPSHPLATESREITRETLADYVQLILTDPHAPDGPSHGVVSARFWRFVDMLRRLEFLLAGFGWCSMPLHLVEHHLQDGSLVRLDVKDSSVLPVSIPIYAVRNRNRPLGNAAKWLLNELVEDFRRCS
- a CDS encoding DoxX family protein, whose product is MSTTTLNSPRILTISIWVLRVLVALMFLAAATMKLTSQPMMVAEFEQVGLGQWFRFLTGGLELIGAIAVLVPRTSILGALLLLLVDAGAFVAQIAVLHMDWVHTIVIGAVIALLIYLQRRAAA